A region of the Fusobacteria bacterium ZRK30 genome:
CATATAAAAAGAGGAAGATTTCTCCCCCTCTTGATCTTTCTATTTAATTATTTACCGCAGTTACAGTTACCACAGTGACTAGCTATAGAATCTATTCCTGGTAAAACTTTCCCTTCTAAATACTCAAGTGAAGCTCCTCCACCAGTAGAGATATGTGTAAACTTGTCAGCGAATCCTAAGTCGATTGCTGCTGTTGCAGAATCTCCTCCACCGATAATAGTGATAGCTCCGTCTAAGTTGGCGATAGCTTCACAAACTCCAATCGTTCCTTTAGCAAAATTAGACATTTCGAATACACCCATTGGTCCATTCCATACTACAGTTTTAGCTCCTGCTAATGCAGATTTAAATAACTCCACTGATTTAGGTCCGATATCTAATCCCATCTCCCCTTCAGGAATTTCATTTACAGAAACAACTTGGTGTCCTGCATCATTTGAGAATTCTTTTGACGTAATAGTATCTACAGGTAATACTAATTTATCTCCTGCTAATTCCATTAATTCCTTGGCAAGATCTAATCTATCTTCTTCACATAATGAAGACCCGATATTTAATCCTTTTGCTTTTAAGAAAGTAAACATCATTCCTCCACCGATAATTATCTTATCAGCTTTTGGAATCAAGTTTTTAATTACAGAGATCTTATCAGAAACTTTCGCTCCACCTAAGATTGCTACTAATGGCTTTTGTGGTGCATCCACTACTCCACCAATGAATTTAATTTCTTTTTCCATTAAGAATCCCGCTGCAGACTCTTCAACGTTCGAAGCAATTCCTACATTTGAAGCATGCGCTCTATGAGCAGTTCCGAATGCATCGTTTATAAAAACGTCTCCTAAAGAAGCCCAGTATTTCCCCAGTTCAGGGTCATTTTTAGATTCTTTCTTACCATCGATATCTTCAAATCTAGTATTTTCAAACATCATGATCTCTCCATCTTTTAATTCTGCTACTGCCGCTTCTAATTCTGTTCCTCTAGTTTCAGCAACAAACTTAACTTCCTTACCTAATAATTCAGATAATCTTACAGCTATTGGTGCCATTGATTTTCCAGCTTTATCTTCCTCTGTTTTTACTCTTCCTAAATGAGAGAAAGCTATAACTTTTCCACCTTGCTCTAATACATATTTAATTGTATCAGTTGCAGCAACTATTCTGTTGTCGTTTGTGATCTTCCCATCCTTCATAGGAACGTTAAAATCCACTCTCATCAATACTTTTTTACCGTTTAATTCTAATTCATTTACTATTTTTTTTGCCATTCTCTTAACCCCTCCATAAATATAATTACTGCCTTTAAACGCCTAAGAAATATAACACTTCTCTCTAAAAAAAATAGCGGAAACCAATGCTCCCGCTATTCTATTTATTCTATTATATAATTACTTTGCTAATTGAGCAAATTTCTTACAAGTTCTGATTAATTGAGCTGTATAAGACATCTCGTTGTCATACCAAGTTAAGATTTTTACTAATTGCTTTCCATCTACAGTCATTACTTTTGTAGATTGAGCATCAAACCATGATCCGAATTGGATTCCGATACAGTCAGAAGATACGATTGGCTCTTCAGTATATCCTAAAGTTTCATTTGCTGCTGCTTTCATAGCTGCATTGATCTCTTCTACAGTTACGTTCTTATCTAACTCTACTACTAAGTCAACACAAGATCCTGTAACAGTTGGAACTCTTACTGCTCCACCATCTAATTTTCCTAATAATTCAGGTAATACTTTTCCTACTGCTACTGCTGCTCCTGTAGATGTAGGTACCATGTTAGCTGCTCCTGCTCTTCCTCTTCTAGCGTTGATATCCTTTGGATGAGGTGCATCTAATATGTTTTGGTCATTTGTGTATGCATGGATAGTTGTCATGAATCCTTTTACTAATCCAAACTCTTTGTTTAATACGTTTACAACTGGTGCTAAACAGTTAGTTGTACAAGAAGCTCCAGATATGATAGTTTCTTCTCCAGTTAATACGTCATCGTTTACGTTGAATACAACTGTTTTAAGATCTCCT
Encoded here:
- a CDS encoding phosphoglycerate kinase, giving the protein MAKKIVNELELNGKKVLMRVDFNVPMKDGKITNDNRIVAATDTIKYVLEQGGKVIAFSHLGRVKTEEDKAGKSMAPIAVRLSELLGKEVKFVAETRGTELEAAVAELKDGEIMMFENTRFEDIDGKKESKNDPELGKYWASLGDVFINDAFGTAHRAHASNVGIASNVEESAAGFLMEKEIKFIGGVVDAPQKPLVAILGGAKVSDKISVIKNLIPKADKIIIGGGMMFTFLKAKGLNIGSSLCEEDRLDLAKELMELAGDKLVLPVDTITSKEFSNDAGHQVVSVNEIPEGEMGLDIGPKSVELFKSALAGAKTVVWNGPMGVFEMSNFAKGTIGVCEAIANLDGAITIIGGGDSATAAIDLGFADKFTHISTGGGASLEYLEGKVLPGIDSIASHCGNCNCGK
- the gap gene encoding type I glyceraldehyde-3-phosphate dehydrogenase — encoded protein: MAAVKIAINGFGRIGRLAFRLMADNPEFEVVAINDLTDPRTLAYLLKFDTAQGRFKMDSIEATENGIVVDGKEIKIYSERNAADLPWKALDVDVVLECTGFYVSKEKSQAHIDAGAKKVVISAPAAGDLKTVVFNVNDDVLTGEETIISGASCTTNCLAPVVNVLNKEFGLVKGFMTTIHAYTNDQNILDAPHPKDINARRGRAGAANMVPTSTGAAVAVGKVLPELLGKLDGGAVRVPTVTGSCVDLVVELDKNVTVEEINAAMKAAANETLGYTEEPIVSSDCIGIQFGSWFDAQSTKVMTVDGKQLVKILTWYDNEMSYTAQLIRTCKKFAQLAK